In one window of Oceanococcus sp. HetDA_MAG_MS8 DNA:
- a CDS encoding ParA family protein yields MITLAMFNNKGGVGKTTLTCNAGAYIAKKLEKRVLIVDCDPQCNATQLIMGEEFATNLYFSDDEAQQTTTISNILQPIEDGDANISNKIVPIKSSENRFGVDLIPGHPSFSIIEDRLGAAWHDLQGGDLGGIRKTNWNTFLRDLIKDRYDLVLYDLGPSLGSINRSVLIGCDNFMTPMGTDIFSILGIRNISSWLGSWVDRYENGLALCEKNSPNRLADFGISPQLSISGGYVGYTMQQYITKSKGGVRRPTKAYEAIIDDVPEEIVRSLGGYLPETIEKNQLSLGDVPHLYSLIPLAQSVSCPLFELQGKDGLVGSQGKQRDQYESILGDICRHLSMNLGWVY; encoded by the coding sequence GGCAAGACGACATTGACTTGCAACGCTGGTGCCTACATCGCCAAGAAGCTCGAGAAGCGCGTACTAATCGTAGATTGCGATCCGCAGTGCAACGCTACTCAATTGATTATGGGGGAGGAATTCGCAACCAATCTGTATTTCTCCGACGATGAAGCCCAGCAGACGACTACCATAAGTAACATCCTCCAACCAATTGAGGATGGGGACGCAAATATCTCAAACAAGATTGTTCCTATAAAAAGCTCTGAAAATCGATTTGGTGTCGATCTGATACCTGGGCATCCGTCATTTTCGATTATCGAAGATAGATTGGGTGCCGCGTGGCACGATCTACAGGGAGGTGATCTCGGGGGCATCCGAAAAACAAATTGGAACACGTTTTTACGGGACCTCATCAAGGATAGATACGATCTGGTTCTCTATGATCTCGGTCCAAGTTTGGGCTCAATTAATAGAAGTGTCTTGATCGGTTGCGATAACTTCATGACGCCAATGGGGACCGACATCTTCAGTATCCTGGGAATTCGCAATATCTCATCGTGGCTAGGCTCATGGGTCGATAGATATGAGAACGGCTTGGCTTTGTGCGAAAAGAATTCTCCGAACAGGCTCGCGGACTTCGGTATTTCTCCACAGCTATCAATTTCTGGAGGATACGTCGGATACACCATGCAGCAGTACATCACCAAGTCAAAAGGTGGCGTTAGACGGCCAACCAAGGCATACGAGGCAATTATTGATGACGTGCCTGAGGAGATAGTTCGGTCTTTGGGGGGGTATTTGCCGGAAACGATTGAAAAAAATCAACTCTCATTGGGAGATGTTCCGCACCTCTACAGTTTGATTCCACTCGCTCAATCAGTATCTTGCCCGCTTTTTGAGCTGCAGGGGAAGGATGGCTTAGTTGGTTCTCAAGGAAAGCAACGAGATCAGTACGAAAGCATTCTCGGAGACATTTGCCGACATCTTTCGATGAACCTTGGTTGGGTCTACTAA
- a CDS encoding SIR2 family protein, with protein sequence MWPKALVEELASRRCVVFLGAGASAGCLNGDDPPKSPPNWPQLLEALKAIVRDPASIPIAEGLIQKEKYLDAAEVLFGSINPADFSALIREALAEPRFQPSSIHESVVNLDPKIVITTNYDEIYDNYCKSGDEPGLYNVCKYYETHLVSDLRSPVRQIIKSHGCISDPSKIVLTRSQYFREKQHYPNFYRVLDALFLTKTILFLGYSISDPDIQLLLENSNITYKASHPHYALIGAGMNPSIKSAYKEAYNIDFIEFPEGDYEQANEMLVELVGLVQRRREANPAMGG encoded by the coding sequence ATGTGGCCCAAAGCACTTGTTGAAGAACTCGCTTCGAGAAGATGTGTGGTTTTCCTGGGCGCGGGGGCATCGGCTGGCTGCCTCAATGGGGACGATCCGCCAAAGTCGCCTCCCAATTGGCCTCAATTGCTCGAAGCACTAAAGGCCATTGTCAGAGACCCCGCCTCAATCCCGATTGCAGAGGGCTTGATACAAAAAGAGAAGTACTTGGATGCCGCTGAGGTGTTATTCGGAAGTATTAACCCCGCGGATTTTTCGGCGCTGATCCGTGAGGCATTGGCAGAGCCAAGATTTCAGCCGTCGAGCATTCACGAAAGCGTTGTCAATTTAGACCCCAAAATCGTAATAACCACCAACTATGATGAGATCTATGACAACTACTGCAAGAGCGGAGACGAACCCGGTCTTTACAACGTTTGCAAGTACTACGAAACGCATCTCGTTTCCGACTTAAGGTCGCCTGTTAGGCAGATCATCAAGTCACACGGATGTATTAGCGACCCCTCGAAGATTGTGCTAACTCGTTCTCAGTATTTTCGGGAAAAGCAGCATTATCCGAACTTTTATAGAGTCTTGGATGCGCTGTTTCTCACGAAAACTATTCTGTTTCTTGGCTACAGTATTTCTGATCCGGACATTCAATTGCTCCTGGAGAACTCAAACATCACGTACAAGGCTTCTCATCCGCACTACGCTCTGATCGGCGCGGGCATGAATCCTTCGATAAAGAGCGCATATAAAGAGGCGTATAACATTGATTTTATCGAGTTTCCTGAAGGTGATTATGAGCAGGCCAATGAGATGCTTGT